In the Fusarium oxysporum f. sp. lycopersici 4287 chromosome 9, whole genome shotgun sequence genome, one interval contains:
- a CDS encoding STE/STE11 protein kinase: MAMLASKASFPAGLGASSLTPVPSQPTMAPPRRAPTMPSSGAYGSPTESEFNESDPAESVKNWDEEQVCEYLRSVKCGEYEKIFRKNHINGENLLEMDKDVLKEMGVEKVGDRVRLFLSIKKLRTRAYANEKKRNRDSFGGLDIHITAPHDSPRMHTSRGVPTSSSNKRFSRQMDLHGALDNGMNSSRPNSPLPGTDLRNLRARGKTYVTSPVNAQGQRIVITNPDLPANRLVTTHTRNNSSMDGSLMAALPQGQEVIRVISTGGVTKVVKISACNTCEEVMRVTLRKFALREDHERNYCFWVLAGIDPDPGQCRRLGDTELWRIIKDQRRPERNRLILRRVPAGEPGEAELQRAAAIAMEEEQQKHARALETVDKRSQLKVQKMLGEKWNDQLQSPLSPISYQDRERNLHNAAKDLERPPSEIESRPARRVGALRQFGGLRPPSELIASDLTSYFPDHTREDIDRTARLSMRRSTRLSKVNSRLSVASSLSFASSIQDAPPIPTIADSWLNANSQLAKVKSRDSHIRVPQNAYNRDSVTSSVLDTLQEESSLEPNRKSYVSFTESGSDSAALSVTDPEGNTTATSYYDGDNSTGSGSFQELRQALTNDGDDVDEELQSFLAGESWGDDKWMKGALIGQGSFGSVYLALHAVTGELLAVKQVETPAPGANSQGDTRKKGMIEALKREISLLRDLRHPNIVQYLGCSSSADYLNIFLEYVPGGSVQTILNSYGALPEPLVRSFVRQILTGLSYLHNRDIIHRDIKGANILVDNKGTIKISDFGISKKLEASNILNGANNNKHRPSLQGSVFWMAPEVVKQTSYTRKADIWSLGCLVVEMMTGSHPFPDCSQLQAIFKIGGGKAAPTIPEHASEAAKEFLAQTFEIDHNLRPSADQLILSPFLIPIT, encoded by the exons ATGGCCATGCTAGCTTCAAAAGCGTCGTTTCCCGCCGGCTTGGGTGCTTCGTCCCTCACTCCTGTTCCTTCTCAGCCCACAATGGCCCCGCCCAGAAGAGCTCCCACGATGCCCTCTTCAGGTGCTTACGGCAGCCCGACAGAATCCGAATTCAACGAAAGCGACCCCGCCGAATCCGTCAAGAACTGGGACGAAGAGCAGGTCTGCGAATACCTGCGATCTGTAAAGTGCGGCGAGTATGAAAAGATCTTCCGAAAAAATCACATCAACGGCGAGAATCTCCTGGAAATGGATAAAGATGTGCTTAAAGAAAtgggtgttgagaaggtcggCGATCGCGTCCGCCTTTTCCTTAGCATCAAAAAGCTGAGAACTAGGGCATACgccaacgagaagaagcggAATCGG GATTCATTTGGCGGACTCGATATTCACATCACTGCACCCCATGACTCGCCAAGAATGCACACATCTCGAGGTGTTCcgacatcttcttccaacAAGCGGTTTTCAAGGCAAATGGATTTACATGGTGCTTTGGATAATGGCATGAATTCCTCAAGACCAAACTCCCCTCTCCCTGGTACCGATCTGCGGAACCTAAGGGCCCGAGGGAAGACATATGTCACAAGCCCTGTAAATGCTCAAGGCCAAAGGATTGTGATTACCAACCCGGATCTTCCGGCAAACCGTCTGGTAACGACCCATACCAGGAATAACTCCAGTATGGACGGTTCACTGATGGCTGCCTTACCACAGGGTCAAGAAGTTATCCGCGTTATATCGACTGGCGGCGTTACGAAGGTTGTCAAGATTTCCGCGTGTAATACTTGCGAGGAGGTGATGCGGGTGACTCTTCGAAAGTTCGCTCTGCGTGAGGACCACGAAAGGAACTACTGTTTCTGGGTTTTGGCTGGCATCGATCCTGATCCAGGCCAGTGCCGACGACTGGGCGATACGGAACTTTGGCGCATTATCAAGGACCAACGACGACCGGAACGAAATCGACTGATATTACGGAGGGTTCCAGCAGGAGAACCAGGGGAGGCGGAACTGCAGCGCGCTGCTGCCATTgccatggaagaagagcaacagaAGCACGCCCGAGCTCTGGAAACAGTGGACAAGCGAAGTCAACTGAAGGTTCAGAAAATGCTTGGGGAGAAATGGAACGATCAGCTGCAGTCCCCATTGTCGCCAATATCTTACCAGGATCGGGAGCGAAATCTACACAACGCAGCCAAGGATCTGGAGCGCCCCCCATCAGAGATTGAATCGCGGCCGGCTCGACGTGTCGGAGCCCTACGACAGTTTGGAGGTCTTCGACCTCCCAGCGAGTTGATTGCTTCTGATCTTACCTCGTACTTCCCTGACCACACCAGAGAAGACATTGACCGCACAGCCCGACTTTCCATGCGACGGTCAACTCGCTTGAGCAAGGTCAACAGCCGGCTCAGCGTTGCTAGCAGCCTCAGCTTTGCCTCCAGTATCCAGGATGCGCCTCCTATCCCAACCATTGCTGATTCTTGGCTTAATGCCAATTCTCAGCTTGCCAAGGTGAAGTCTCGGGATTCCCACATTCGTGTTCCTCAGAATGCCTACAACCGGGATTCAGTAACATCATCGGTGCTTGACACCCTTCAAGAGGAGTCTTCTCTCGAGCCCAACCGCAAGTCGTATGTCTCTTTTACTGAGAGTGGCTCTGACTCGGCTGCGTTGAGTGTCACTGACCCTGAGGGCAACACCACGGCCACAAGCTACTATGATGGTGACAACTCAACGGGCTCCGGATCATTCCAGGAGCTTCGCCAGGCATTGACCAATGATGGCGACGACGTAGATGAGGAGCTACAAAGCTTCCTGGCTGGAGAGTCCTGGGGCGACGACAAATGGATGAAGGGTGCGCTTATCGGCCAAGGTTCATTCGGCAGTGTGTACCTGGCTCTCCATGCTGTTACTGGTGAGCTTCTCGCTGTGAAGCAGGTCGAGACACCTGCTCCTGGAGCCAACAGCCAGGGCGACACACGCAAGAAGGGCATGATCGAAGCACTCAAGCGAGAAATAAGCCTTCTTCGCGATCTTCGACATCCTAATATTGTGCAATATCTTGGTTGCAGTTCCTCAGCTGATTATCTCAATATTTTCCTCGAGTATGTGCCTGGTGGATCAGTTCAGACGATACTCAACTCGTACGGTGCGCTCCCAGAGCCGCTGGTTCGCAGTTTTGTTCGACAAATTCTGACTGGCCTTTCATACCTACACAACCGGGACATTATCCATCGCGACATCAAGGGAGCCAACATCCTGGTGGACAACAAGGGAACCATCAAGATTTCTGATTTCGGCATTTCAAAGAAGCTGGAGGCCTCCAACATTCTAAACGGCGCCAACAACAATAAGCACCGCCCTTCACTGCAAGGATCCGTTTTCTGGATGGCGCCTGAAGTTGTGAAGCAAACATCGTATACTCGCAAAGCAGATATCTGGTCGCTTGGGTGCTTGGTGGTGGAGATGATGACTGGTAGTCACCCTTTCCCCGACTGCAGTCAGCTCCAGGCTATCTTCAAGATTGGGGGCGGAAAGGCGGCTCCTACAATCCCTGAACATGCGAGCGAGGCAGCCAAAGAGTTCCTTGCGCAAACCTTTGAAATTGACCACAACCTACGACCTAGCGCGGACCAGCTGATACTCAGCCCCTTCCTGATCCCAATCACCTAA
- a CDS encoding AAT family amino acid transporter: MPSVLGIGVICASNDPRLAAPGTARSPFIIAIKNASIPVLDSIVNALILLSAITAANAFLYSASRNLYSLAKAGNAPAIFKRCNRYGLPYYAVLITASLGCLAYLSLSNSSLTVFNWLINLTNTSGYISWICCGIIYVRYRNAITHHKLESPYRSRLQPWGIYFGVIVSIILLLINGFTVFFPSQWSVGDFFTAYIGIPAFLLIYFGHRLYHRGDGWVRNPEDVDMYEGMDEVLAAERPPPVRGNITRRLWASVE, from the coding sequence ATGCCCTCCGTCCTCGGAATTGGTGTAATCTGCGCATCAAATGACCCCCGACTTGCAGCACCTGGGACTGCGCGCTCACCTTTCATTATTGCCATCAAGAACGCCAGCATCCCTGTCCTGGATAGCATCGTCAATGCACTGATCCTCCTTTCAGCGATCACGGCTGCGAACGCATTCCTCTACTCTGCCTCTCGGAATCTTTATTCACTTGCAAAGGCCGGAAATGCACCTGCAATATTCAAGAGATGTAATAGATATGGCCTTCCATATTATGCAGTATTGATCACTGCCTCCCTCGGATGCCTAGCATACCTCAGCCTGTCAAATAGTAGCCTGACGGTCTTCAACTGGCTAATCAATCTCACCAATACCTCCGGCTATATTAGTTGGATCTGCTGTGGTATAATTTATGTGAGATACCGCAATGCCATCACTCACCATAAGTTGGAGTCCCCATATCGCTCCCGCCTCCAGCCGTGGGGCATCTACTTCGGAGTCATTGTCTCCATCATTCTTTTACTCATCAACGGATTCACTGTCTTCTTTCCTTCACAATGGTCAGTGGGTGATTTTTTCACGGCTTACATCGGCATCCCTGCGTTTCTGCTCATCTACTTTGGCCACCGACTGTATCATCGGGGAGATGGGTGGGTTAGAAAtcctgaagatgttgatatgTATGAAGGGATGGATGAAGTACTGGCTGCAGAAAGACCACCGCCCGTTAGGGGCAACATCACTCGGAGACTGTGGGCCTCGGTAGAATAA
- a CDS encoding AAT family amino acid transporter, whose product MSESILPGPGPHPLKARDEQEKSPSHLGEVETIRNGSSDPERNEDIHRGFKPRHSQMIAIGGAIGTSLFLAQVLRIGGPLFLLISYGVLSILVYCIVTGIAEIATYLPVPGGTMAYYGHKYVSRSMGFAMGYLYWYSLGILIPYEFVASTLLINYWGTAVNGAVWITIIYVVIVIVNLFPVRVFGECEFWSAGMKVLLILGLIFLSIVLFFGGGPDQDAIYFRYWKDPGPVNTYIVEGDAGRLVALLQSFVLASFAFVLAPEQLIVTAGEMQSPR is encoded by the coding sequence ATGTCAGAGTCTATCCTCCCGGGTCCGGGGCCCCATCCTCTCAAAGCCAGGGATGAGCAAGAAAAGTCCCCAAGTCATCTTGGTGAAGTTGAAACCATTCGAAATGGTAGCTCCGATCCCGAAAGAAACGAAGATATACACCGTGGCTTCAAGCCTCGGCACTCTCAGATGATAGCCATAGGAGGTGCCATTGGAACTTCACTGTTCCTCGCCCAAGTTCTTCGCATTGGCGGTCCTCTGTTCCTTCTGATTTCGTATGGAGTTTTGTCTATACTCGTCTACTGCATCGTCACTGGAATCGCCGAGATTGCAACTTATCTCCCTGTTCCGGGAGGCACTATGGCCTACTACGGACACAAATATGTGTCTCGCAGCATGGGCTTTGCAATGGGATATCTCTACTGGTACTCACTTGGCATCTTGATCCCTTATGAATTCGTCGCTTCTACACTTCTCATCAACTATTGGGGCACTGCGGTTAATGGCGCCGTGTGGATCACCATCATATATGTTGTCATCGTCATTGTGAACCTCTTCCCGGTCAGAGTCTTTGGAGAATGCGAGTTTTGGAGCGCAGGCATGAAAGTTCTCCTCATCTTAGGCCTCATCTTTCTCTCCATTGTGCTGTTTTTCGGGGGAGGCCCTGATCAAGATGCTATCTACTTTCGATACTGGAAAGACCCCGGCCCAGTGAACACTTATATCGTGGAGGGCGATGCCGGACGACTCGTTGCACTACTTCAGTCTTTTGTTCTAGCATCCTTCGCATTCGTCTTGGCTCCTGAACAACTCATCGTGACAGCAGGCGAGATGCAATCGCCACGCTAA